Part of the Pirellulales bacterium genome is shown below.
CCACACGGCACCGGCAGAACAGCGCCCCGTATAAATATTGCGCAGCGTGCAGGAGTGTATCTCAGCGGTCTGAAGAGTCAGCGTCATCGTATGCACGCTGGTCGCGCATGGCGGTGTATCTGGCTCGGCCGCGATCGGACGGTGGCGGCGTTGGCTCCGCCCACTCCGTGGGCTCGGCCTGTTCGTTTGCACTCATGTCATTCATGGGCGCCGCCATGCTATTGCCACCACGACCGCAATTACTGCACCCAGTGCCGCCGCAGTAGTCACCACAATTACCTATGCCGTTCCCTGGATACGGTCCGAAGTGGCATGGAAAGACCAGGGCGTGCAATGAATCGAACCATGGCACGCCACAACTCGGGCCGCAGTTGCAACCAGAGGCGAAGCCCACAGAGAGCGAGAGCGCTGCGATCCATTTGAATCTTTTCATGTGCGGTGGATTCTCCGTCTCGTCTCACACAGTTCCGATCATGCGATCACGTCCCACGCGAAACGGACGGTGTGCTTGTATGTACACGCCCGCCGCAGAGGGACGTCGAATGCGCAATATCAGCAGCTACCCGCTGGTCTGGTGTACTTGCCGTAGTCGAATCATCGGTCGCGCGCGGCGTTAAAATCGACCTAATCCGCACATATTCTCCGATGAGAAAAGTCGGCTGCCGTAGCTCGCGCCGTGCTAGCACACGGTCTGACAGCGCTCGAGACCAAGGCGCAGGGCGGTGCCCTGCCCGAAAATGAACCCGCTCGGGGAAATACGTCGCGCCCGGGCGCGACCTAGCACCATGCCGCCCCGGCGTGGAAATACGATCCCTGCCTAGTCGCCGCTGTGGTCGTGCCTCCGCAGTTTACAGGTCGATCGACTTGCCGGGCGCGCGTAATGTCGGTTTGCGAGACACCGTTGTGGGTGCGGCGGGCGGCTGTGGCGCCGGTGGCGTAAAGCTTGGCTGCAACGTGTCGCGCAAAGACTGGGCTACGGTATAGCCAGGGGCCGCTCGCAAGACCTCGTCGAGAATCTTGCTGGCATCCGTCGACCGATTTGAGTACGCGTATTGATAGGCGAGAAGGAGTTGCTCGTCGGCATTGCCGGGCTGATCGCGCACGGCACGTTCCAGTGCTTGCAGCTGGCTGCCATATTCGCGAGACTTGGCGCCGTAAAGCTGCGCTCGGTCACGAACTACGCTCCCCCAACGCGTCGCAGGCAGTAAGGCGAACCCTCGCTGTACGGTGTCGGCAGCCTTTTCATATTGGCCGGCAGCGAACAGGGCCTGCCCAGCCTTTAGCGCCAAAGTGCCATTGTGCGGATCGTCTAGCAAAGCATGTTGCCATGCCTGAGCGGCCGCCGCGTAGGCACCCGTCTTGAAGGCGTCGTCCCCCTGCTTGACAAAATCTGCCCTCGCCGGACGCAGCCGTGCCGCAGTAATTGCTGATCGTGTGGAAATGCCGGGTGCCGGCGGTGCAGGAGTCGCGGCAGTCGGCATAGCCGCCGGCGCCACCAACGCGGACTGCGTTACAGCGGGAGGAGCGCTCGCATAACCCGCGCTATAGCCGTAAGGGTAAGCGGGCGGAACCGGCGCCGCATAGGGGACGCCATATGGATATCCACCATATCCATAGTAAGGAGAACCGTAGGCGTACGGATAGGGGACGCCGCGATAGGGATATCCATAGGGACCGTAGTAATACGGATATCCATAGCCGTACCCC
Proteins encoded:
- a CDS encoding tetratricopeptide repeat protein, which translates into the protein MLPRNGFVGALITAAALLAGPTTAQAHGHGFGFVPFGVGLGLGLGVGYGLGYGYGYPYYYGPYGYPYRGVPYPYAYGSPYYGYGGYPYGVPYAAPVPPAYPYGYSAGYASAPPAVTQSALVAPAAMPTAATPAPPAPGISTRSAITAARLRPARADFVKQGDDAFKTGAYAAAAQAWQHALLDDPHNGTLALKAGQALFAAGQYEKAADTVQRGFALLPATRWGSVVRDRAQLYGAKSREYGSQLQALERAVRDQPGNADEQLLLAYQYAYSNRSTDASKILDEVLRAAPGYTVAQSLRDTLQPSFTPPAPQPPAAPTTVSRKPTLRAPGKSIDL